The DNA region TCCAGTGTCTGGATCCAGCTTGCCGATTAAGGTTCTCTTGGCTCTGGACTGTTGTTTTTCCCTGTCCCAATAGGCTTCGTTTTTGTAGACATATGTGATTCCAGTTTTCTTGTTCTTCTGATAAACAATTCCCATCTCTTCACCTCGTTACATACATTATAATATATAACGAGGCATAAATCTATAGAAAATAACTCTAAAGTAGTGTTTTCAATGCTTCTCGAAGGTTCTCATCGTTAGACTTTTCGGGAACTGAGGCTTCATGCTAAAATAAACAAATAGAAGGTGAGAGAGTGGCCAGAACGGAAATTGATGCCCAGATTCTTTTGGGTGACCTCGAGAGTATTCTTCAATATCGCCTCAAGAGAAGAGAAAAAGAGCGGATTTTTGACGCCTACGAATTCGCTCGCTTTCATCACCAGGAGCAAATGAGAGACTCAGGGGAACCGTTCATCAGTCATCCGATAGAAGTTGCCAAGATCCTTGCTCAGTTCTCGGCAGATAACGATACAATTGTCGCTGGCATACTCCATGATATTGTCGAAGACTGCAATGTGCCGCTTTCCGAAATTGTAGAAAAGTATGGCGAAACAGTGGCCCTTATTGTGGACGGCGTGACCAAGATAAGTAACCTGAAACTCAACGAGAAACTTGAATCAAAGATCGTCAAGTCGAGAATGAAAGTAGAGACTCTGCGCAAAATGCTTCTGGCGCTTTCCGAAGACCCGAGAATAATTATCGTTAAACTTGCAGATAGACTGCATAATATGAGAACGCTGGACTTCCTGAAAGATTCCGAAAAGAAACGCGACAAGGCAAGGGAAACGATACAGATCTATGCTCCCATTGCTCACAGAATAGGTATGCACAAGATTCAGGCTGAGCTTGAAGATCTTTCTTTCAAGTATGAGTACCCAGAAGAGTTCAAAGAATTGAAGTTCAAAGTCAATAGAAAGCTAAAAGAACGCCAAGACATAATGGACGAGTACAAGGAGATTGTGCTTCGGGAGCTCAGAAAGAATAGAATATCCGCGTTGATTGAAGGCAGAGTGAAACATCTATACAGTATATGGCAGAAAATGATAAAGAAGAATAGATCTTTTGACGAAGTATTCGACCTGATCGCTCTCAGAATAATTACTGGAGACGAAGTCAACTGCTATAAAATACTTGGGGCAGTTCACTCTCTTTGGCCTCCGATGCCCGGTAGATTCAAGGACTATATTGCTGCTCCAAAATCGAACGGCTATAAGTCTCTCCACACAACCCTGATTACTCACAGGGGTGAACCTCTCGAGATCCAGATAAGAAGCGAAAGGATGCACAAGGAAGCCGAATACGGAGTAGCCTCTCACTGGGTTTATAAAGAAGGCATCGACGTGAGAGACAGAACCTGGTTCACTCAGCTTGTTGACTGGCAGAAGGATTTCATCGAAAGCTTCAAGGACATGGAATCTATTTCTCGAGAACTGGAAGTCGAGGAGGTATTCGTATTTACACCAAAGGGTGAGGTCGTTCATCTTCCAAAAGGAGCGACACCAATAGATTTTGCTTACGCTATCCATACTGAAGTTGGCCATCATTACGCTGGAGCGAAGGTAAATGATCGACTCGTTCCCGTCAACTATGAGCTGCAGCTTGGAGATAGAGTAGAGGTAATAGTTAACAAATCGAGCGAAGGTCCAAGCCTTGATTGGTTGAAATATGTTCGGGCAAATTCGACCAAGGCCAAGATAAAGAGATTCTTCAAGAATGAATACTCCGCGAAACTGGTAGAAAGAGGCAAGGAGATATTTAGAAAGATAAGTAAGCGGCTTGCCGTCTCAATGGACGATTTGATACAGGGAGAACAGATAAAGTCCCTAATGAACAGGCTCGGTGCGCACAACGAAAACGATCTTTTCAGCAAGCTTGGAGATGGTTCGATAACAATGGGAGAGGTTCTTAGCATTCTTGCGCCCAAAGAGGTAGAGGTCGAGACTCTTCCTGAAGAGACGGAATTGGTCAAGCAGAAACAGGCAAAGGGAAATGAAGTGACAGTTGGAGGTGAGACGGGGATTGCCGTCTATTTTGCAAAGTGCTGTACGCCACTCCCGGGAGACGACATAATTGCAGTGATGAGCAGTAGGGGAATTTCGATTCACAACCGTAACTGTCGCAATTTGAAAGACATTAGCGAGGATAAACTGGTGGAGGCGCATTGGAATATCGTTACTGGAGGGAAATTCAGCGCCTGGATAGTAGTGGAATTTGATGGCACGGACAAAACACTGATTCACAAATTTCTTGAAAGACTTGAAAACAAGAACGCAAAAGTAATGAAGTACTCCGTTGAAGCAGGAAGATGGGGATATGATACACTGATTGCGAATATCCTGGTGAAAGACGTTGCCCATCTTACTTCAGTAATGGAGAGTCTCAGGGGCATGAAGGGTGTTCAGAATGTCAAGAGATTTGGAGGGGTAGCGTGAGGGCTGTAGTTCAAAGAGTTAACAGAGCAAGTGTGTCAGTAGATGGTAAAGTAACGGGAGAGATAGATAAGGGACTTCTGGTGTTGGTGGGTGTTGGCAGGGACGATAGTAGCAAAGACGTGGAATGGTTGGTAGAAAAGACTCTGAACCTGCGTATTTTCGAAGATGAAAACGGGAAAATGAATCTTTCACTAATAGATGTCTCGGGAGCACTTCTTGCGATTTCGCAGTTCACAATTATGGGAGATGCTAGAAAGGGTCGACGACCCTCTTTTACTGATGCCGCTGAGCCAGAGGTAGCCATAGATCTCTTCAACGATTTTCTTCAGACGGCGTCTAAGAGTGTGAGAGTTGAGACGGGGGTCTTCCAGGCACACATGGATGTGGAACTTGTGAATAGTGGCCCCGTGACGATCTTACTGGATTCAAAGAGAGTATTCTAGGAGGTGTACTTGTGAAAAGATCCTTGAAATTTCTTCTTATCGTGATAATGGTGTCGGCGATCGGGGCAATTGTAGTTTCTGAAAGCGGTGCAGGACCTTCTGAGCCTGCTAAAATCGCATTTGCCGATATGCAGAAAGTTCTTGAAGCTACAAAAGATTGGGTGACTTTGAACACCGATTATCAGAAAGACACAGAGTTCTATCAGGGTCAGCTTGACAGTCTGAGCAAGGAGTATCAAGATCTGGCAAATTCTGGAGCAGGACAGGATGCTCTTCTGCAGAAACAGCAGGAGATTCTTGCCAAGAAAAGTCAGTACGAACAGACACTGGAAACTACTTACAGTGCAAAACTGCAGGTCATAATGGAGCAGGTTAACAAGCGAATTAGGGATTACGCAACATTCATCGGGATCGACATGGTTATTTCTAGTGAGATAGTCGTTTATGGTTCTGCCGCATATGATATTACCGACGCAATAATTGAGTATATGAAAGGTTTTCAGAATTGAGTGATCCTTCTTATCTGAAGTGCGAGCATCTTGACAAGCGC from Mesotoga infera includes:
- a CDS encoding bifunctional (p)ppGpp synthetase/guanosine-3',5'-bis(diphosphate) 3'-pyrophosphohydrolase; amino-acid sequence: MARTEIDAQILLGDLESILQYRLKRREKERIFDAYEFARFHHQEQMRDSGEPFISHPIEVAKILAQFSADNDTIVAGILHDIVEDCNVPLSEIVEKYGETVALIVDGVTKISNLKLNEKLESKIVKSRMKVETLRKMLLALSEDPRIIIVKLADRLHNMRTLDFLKDSEKKRDKARETIQIYAPIAHRIGMHKIQAELEDLSFKYEYPEEFKELKFKVNRKLKERQDIMDEYKEIVLRELRKNRISALIEGRVKHLYSIWQKMIKKNRSFDEVFDLIALRIITGDEVNCYKILGAVHSLWPPMPGRFKDYIAAPKSNGYKSLHTTLITHRGEPLEIQIRSERMHKEAEYGVASHWVYKEGIDVRDRTWFTQLVDWQKDFIESFKDMESISRELEVEEVFVFTPKGEVVHLPKGATPIDFAYAIHTEVGHHYAGAKVNDRLVPVNYELQLGDRVEVIVNKSSEGPSLDWLKYVRANSTKAKIKRFFKNEYSAKLVERGKEIFRKISKRLAVSMDDLIQGEQIKSLMNRLGAHNENDLFSKLGDGSITMGEVLSILAPKEVEVETLPEETELVKQKQAKGNEVTVGGETGIAVYFAKCCTPLPGDDIIAVMSSRGISIHNRNCRNLKDISEDKLVEAHWNIVTGGKFSAWIVVEFDGTDKTLIHKFLERLENKNAKVMKYSVEAGRWGYDTLIANILVKDVAHLTSVMESLRGMKGVQNVKRFGGVA
- a CDS encoding D-tyrosyl-tRNA(Tyr) deacylase, with product MRAVVQRVNRASVSVDGKVTGEIDKGLLVLVGVGRDDSSKDVEWLVEKTLNLRIFEDENGKMNLSLIDVSGALLAISQFTIMGDARKGRRPSFTDAAEPEVAIDLFNDFLQTASKSVRVETGVFQAHMDVELVNSGPVTILLDSKRVF
- a CDS encoding OmpH family outer membrane protein, encoding MKRSLKFLLIVIMVSAIGAIVVSESGAGPSEPAKIAFADMQKVLEATKDWVTLNTDYQKDTEFYQGQLDSLSKEYQDLANSGAGQDALLQKQQEILAKKSQYEQTLETTYSAKLQVIMEQVNKRIRDYATFIGIDMVISSEIVVYGSAAYDITDAIIEYMKGFQN